In one window of Falco biarmicus isolate bFalBia1 chromosome 16, bFalBia1.pri, whole genome shotgun sequence DNA:
- the LOC130159878 gene encoding T-cell activation Rho GTPase-activating protein-like: protein MTPSPGLKGTSGDQHGTPQGHLDCWLEDGEALSDAEPVLSADVRLTRGRKRSERRLLLLHKELVVAKLRTPEGRTGARVTRLTSIKLLEKELSRRHAFGQPLAALCGEDNTLPRPIQELLAVLHQEGPTTEGIFRRAAGGTELRQLREALDRGTEVDVGSQPALLLAVILKEFLRSIPTKLLVIDLYEDWMAAMERASKQAKVEELKAVADKLPVANLLLLKRLMALLQHIGHNAATSRMSCSNLAICIGPNLLSPPNEDLLPLQAMLAVTEKVNVLVEFLIENCGDIFGGEVLTDFHRLNRCDSWALAAGVDNKRIFSLS from the exons ATGACACCTTCACCGGGGCTAAAGGGTACCTCAGGAGACCAACATGGGACCCCCCAGGGGCACCTGGATTGCTGGCTGGAGGACGG ggaggctctcagcGACGCCGAGCCGGTGCTGAGCGCAGACGTGCGGCTGACCCGGGGCCGCAAGAGGAGCGAGAGGcgcctgctcctcctccacaaGGAACTGGTGGTCGCCAAGTTGCG gacaccagaaggaCGCACGGGAGCCCGCGTCACCCGCCTAACATCCATCAagctcctggagaaggagctgagccGCCGCCACGCc tttgggcagcccctggcagccctctgtggggaggacaacacgctgccccggcccatccag gagctgctggctgtcctgcaccaGGAAGGACCGACGACGGAGGGGATATTCCGCAGAGCTGCCGGCGGCACAGAACTTCGGCAGCTACGCGAGGCCCTGGACCGCGGCACGGAAGTCGATGTGGGaagccagcctgcactgctgctggccgtcatcttgaag GAATTCCTGCGAAGCATCCCCACCAAGCTCCTCGTCATCGACCTCTACGAGGACTGGATGGCAGCCATGGAGAGGGCCAGCAAGCAGGccaaggtggaggagctgaaagc ggtgGCTGACAAGTTGCCTGTGGCCaatctcctcctcctgaagcggctgatggccctgctgcagcacatcggccacaacgcagccaccagcagaatgagctgcagcaacctggcCATCTGCATCGGGCCCaacctgctgagcccacccaacgaggacctgctcccgctgcaggcCATGCTGGCAGTGACCGAGAAG GTGAACGTGCTGGTGGAGTTCCTCATTGAAAACTGCGGGGACATCtttgggggggag GTGCTGACTGACTTTCACCGGCTGAACCGCTGTGACTCCTGGGCCCTCGCAGCTGGTGttgacaataaaagaatcttttccctctcctga